From the genome of Adhaeribacter pallidiroseus:
GTCGCTTTGGTTACTACCTCTTGCAAGGCATTATCTAAATCCATCGATGACCGTTTTAACATGGGTATAATTTCACTTTTGAGCTGTTCGGCCTCGTAGTAATCAAAAATAGAAATAAGACCTAACATTCTACTCAGGGGTTCCCGCACCTGGTGGGCATTAAGCACTGATATTTCCAGTAATTTTGCGTTCTTAGCGGCAATTTCCTGGGTCCGGAGTTGGATAATATCTTGCTGCTGCTCCATAATAGAGTTAATGGTCTTATTTCTATCCTGAATGATGTGAAAAGCATCTTCTAACTCTTGAAATAAACAAATTTCTAATAATTTTGTCTCAAGCGCTTCGGTCACCATTTTAAGGATAACTACTTCTTTGGGCGTAAAACTGCGGCTTTTGCCACTTAATACCGTAACGGTAATCTGCCGATCGGATGCATAATTAAACAACCAGCCCCATAGCTTCGGCTCTTCCGCTTCGGGCAAGGCGTAAGCAACTGGCAAACCAAATTCGCCAGGCTCTGTCCAATAAACAGGAAGCTTTTTTTCCAACAATACTTCTTCCACTAAGAAATACTCCGGGGCCGCCTGTATTTTAATATTTGTATTAATCCCCGATACCATCAAGTGAATGTATTGACTGTTGCGTTTAAAACTTACCCGAAAAAAATAACAATTAAATAAGTATTTCAGGTTAATCTTAAAACAAGTAGCTATTTCTTCAAAGGAGCGGCAGCGGATTAAACTATTCGAGAACTTAGAAAAAGCCTCGTAAGTTACCCGCATTACCTGGCTCTCTACTGCTATCGACAAGGGATTAAATTAAGATACGTAACGAGAATTAAAATTCGGCTTCCGTTAATTCATTATCAATCTTGATTCCCGAAATAGTAGCCAGCGTATTCAGCATATTTACCAAGTCGGCCTGGGCCATTAACTCCTGTACTTCTTCTTCGGTAAAACCTTCTTCCAAGAGTTTCTCAAAATCATAGTTCGTTAACTCCTCTGAATTTAAAGCAGCTTTCGTAACCAACTGTATAGCAGACTTATAGCTATTGGGCAGGGCGGGCGAATCCAAGTTCTCGGTTACTCTAAAATCTGGATCGTCACTTATCATTTTACTCATGCTATCGGCAAATAAGCCATGTGCATGCGCACAATACTCACAACCACGTTCCTTCGATACGTTGTAGATAATAAGCTGCTTTAACACGTTAGGTACCTGACCTTCGATGAGCGTGGCCCGCAATTTAGCCCAGTTGCCCCGCAGTAGGGTAGCATTACTGCCCTGGCATTTAAACCAGTTGAGCACAAAAGGTAACTGAAGAACCTGCATGGTTTCTTCGTAAATGGCCTTTACCTCCGAATCTGCTTCCTGGTAAGACACTAACTTAAATCGGGTACTGGGTAAGGCTGTAGTTGTAGTTGACATAGACTTGTTTTTTTTACTTTTCAAAGATAATTAAAGGTTTATGCTCCTAAATCAAAGTAAATACCAAGTCTTAAATTCTAAATAAATAATAGTTAAAGTACTATATGTTTATAAAATTTGTACTAAACCAGTATTCGCCCCGATAGAAACAGGAACAATTTTACCAAATAATATGCCCGCACGTTCATAGATGTGGCAACAGATGAGCTTGCGGTAAAGATACTTAGCAAGTTTTTCGATAATAATAAGAAGCGAAGCAAGAACTTTATCTACCTCTGGGTTGCCGA
Proteins encoded in this window:
- a CDS encoding carboxymuconolactone decarboxylase family protein encodes the protein MSTTTTALPSTRFKLVSYQEADSEVKAIYEETMQVLQLPFVLNWFKCQGSNATLLRGNWAKLRATLIEGQVPNVLKQLIIYNVSKERGCEYCAHAHGLFADSMSKMISDDPDFRVTENLDSPALPNSYKSAIQLVTKAALNSEELTNYDFEKLLEEGFTEEEVQELMAQADLVNMLNTLATISGIKIDNELTEAEF